acctttcccgcccGCTCCCGGGAAATTAAAATACTTAATCGTGGCGGTggactacttcaccaagtgggtggaagcAAAACCCTTGGCTAAGATAACggcagaaaacgccaaaaagtttctCTGGGAACACATTGTATGCAGGTTTGGCCTACCGCTCTACCTGGTAAGTGACAATGGGACGCAGTTCACGGATAGAATTTTTCAAGAATGGTGTGCCGATCTCCACATTCAGCAGATCTTCACGTCGGTAGCACACCCACAGGGTAATGGGCAGGTAGAGCGGACGAACAGAAGTTTGTTAGAAGGTATCAAAAAACGGCTGGGACACGAGGGAAGCTCGTGGGTGGAGGAGTTGCCACACGTCCTTTGGGCGCATCGAACAATGCCCAAGACCAGCAACAACGAAACACCATTTAGCCTTACCTATGGAATGGAGGCTATGATACCTGCTGAGGTAGGGTTACCATCGTTACGCCGTCTCGAAGTAAAAGATAACAATGACCAATCGCTGAGAGAGGGCCTAGATTTATTGGAAGAGAGGCGTGAGGCGGCCGCCATTAGCGAGGCACGGTACAAAAAAGCACTGGAAAAGTATTACAATAAGCGGGTGTCTAAATTAAGTTTCAAGGTGGGCGATTACGTCATGCGCGACAACGAAGCAAGTCGAGCGGAACCAACGGGAAAACTAGGCCCCAACTGGGAAGGTCCCTATGTCATCCAGGAAGACTTGGGCAAAGGAGCCTATCGCCTGTCCCGACTAGATGGCACGCCGGTCCCGCGCAGTTGGAACATCGCACAGCTGAAGAAATGCTATTTGTAATGCCTTGCTCCTAACAGCAAGAGTCAATTACCTTTTCCAGTTCGCATTTGTAACCCATCATGGGATTTTTACTCTTCGTTTATTTTTTAATGCAAGTTTAATAAAGATGCAAGTTCATCTATTACAAAAATTACCATCGCACAATGAATGCATTATCCggtagaaacaaaaacaacaccCTTAAACACGAAATATTTTTCATTATAAGTCATAGGGTAACTATAACAAGCGCTTACggcgggtatcttggtaatagatacatAAACCGCCTCAAAAAGTAGATAGGCATCATTACATATACATAGCCTATctcaaaaaatcaaaaaccaagtacttgtccctgtttttaataaaaaccaaacaTAAGGGAACCAAAATACAGAACATgttcataaaacacctattgatgAAAGATGGGTGCCGTCACCACTGCAGGGGTAGGCACCCCCACATCATCATCgtcttccaccaccaccacagggtTGACGGCCAAGGGAGCAGTTGAGCCACCAACCATTCGGAACATCAAGCCAGAGGCATCCGTCGGCTGCCCCTTCGTCCGACCACCGGACTGACGTTGGTAGGTCAGACGATATCGCCGTTCAGGGTCCACCTGGATCAAGTCAGTCAACACATCAGCCGATAGCTGCATTCTGGGATCCTCTGGTTGAGGGTCCGGGATAACAAGGCTTTGACATGCTCGGTTGGCACGAACCGGAGCAGCATTTGGGATTGGTCGTCTGCTCCTAAGCATTGATCTTGTTACCGGATGCTGTAACATCAAAAGGCCATCAGCAGCGTCAAGCACCCGAAAGATCTCGGAAAGCCTTTGCCGGTATCGTTTTCTTTCCATGGCACAAACATAAACAAGAATGGAAACGAAGGGTGAATTTATAGCAGTAGTTAACAAGTTTTGACAGTGATGACATCAGGTATATTAATTAAAAGTAATCATCACACATCACAGAGTCATATTTTCAACGACGGCGGTGTCAGAAATCATGACATTTGCATTAATTTGGCTGTCAAATCAAAACGGATAATGGGCACTAAACCCAATTTAAACAGTATCAGCAAGAGTACACAACGAGCAAAACAAATGAATAACGGAATGGTCAGTCTTCTTCGGACTCGTCCGCAGGGTCCAGCATCAGACGTAGCGAGTCTATTCCATCTTCATTAACTTTATCCATCAGATCGCCATAGCAAGGTAGAGGTTCGGTGTACGCAGCTTCAAGAGCCTTCGCCATATCAGCCTGTAACTTATTTTTGAGGGTTTGGAAGTCCGGCGGGACTCTTTCCGCTTGCTGGCAGTCCATGTAGCCCTTAAGTACACCATCATGATGACCAGCTTGGTAGGCAGCGGCGGAAAGACGGTCAATCAGGCTAGTAAAGTGGGACGACTCACGCAGAAATTCGAACGCCCCCACTAGCCCATTAGTTATCAACCAATTCCTGTCTCCCCGCATAGCCGCTAGCTGGTTGGTCAAATCATCGATCTCTGCATGGGATTGTGCCAGCGCGTCCTCCACCTCCCTTAACTTTGAAGACGACGATGCAGCAAGCTTATTGTTTTGGGTGACAAGGGAATCACAATGATCTTGCATCTCCTTGAATTTTGCCTCACGCTCCTCCAACTCTCCCTGCATCAGTCGGATCTTGGTATGACAGGTCTCTACTTCGGTTGTCAAATCCTGGTACCGCTCCTGAACCTGGGACACAAAATCAGTGTCAACACGAAATTTTTCCAATTGGGCCGATAACTCGTGTCTCACCTTCTGAGCCTCTGCCACAGCCTTGCGTTCCAACTCCTCTTGTACATTTTTCGCTTGAGCCAAAACCCTATCTTTTTCCGCCATATCGCGGGCCCATAAGATCCTTTCCTCAGCGAGATGTTCAGTTACCCTCCGCAAATCCTCCTCGGCCTTATTCTTCTCTGACAGAAATCGGGCCTCTTTCAACCCAGCGGTCTGCAGTTGACTTTCGAGGCGATGCTTGTCATCCCTCAGTTCTTGGATAATGACCCGGGCCTCATGAAGTTGGGTGTTATCACGCACCCACCGGCGCCGTATCTCTACCAACCGGCGAGGTAGGGTCACAGAATCTGATATAGACGAATTCATCAAATCCTCATTGTTTAACCCCTCAACATACGCCGCTTCAGCGGGGGGGTACGCCCTCTCAACCCAATGTTGGACAACTGGAGGAAAGATAAGTCGGGAAGATTCAGCAATCTTCCATTGAGGCTGGTAACGTTTATCCTGGGCATGAGGATCCCAACAAACGGTAGGTATAAACAAATCATCAATCAAGCGGGCACCATCGTCAGCAATGCCGCTGCTCGACGCACGATTATCGCCTCCACCCACGCTAGTTGCCTCATGCGCGGTCGACGCGGCAGCAGCATTGGTGTCAAAACCAGCAAACATGTCCTTGGGCGATTCAGGAAGGGTTGTGTCAAAACCACCTGATCGAAGCGAGGGCAGCGGCTCGGAAGTTACGGCTATGGATACCGTCGAACTAGGAATGGGCATGATGCAGCTCACAGCGGGAGCGAATGACGCTGAAACTTGTGGACTCGTAGGCATGCTGGTACTACCAGTACAAGACGCCGCCATAGTCGAAACAACAGTGGATGGCACACCCCCGGATGATATTCCCGCAAAGGTACCTGCACCACAAGACCAGACGGACGCTATCAGCAGGGACACTAGTATGCCATATggttatttaaaataaaataccTGGTGAAATTGCACATGCGGCTTGCACCGCCTGAAACGCGCTCAGCGTAGGTGCCACAAAGATTTTCCTCTTTTTCGAAGCACGGCCAGGACTGGTCAGGTCGGAAGCTAAGGAAACTTCACGACTCGCGTTGGGCGTCTCTTCCATCACGGGCACGCTGACAGTGGTTGCTGCAGGTTTTCTCCCAGACAGCTTTAGCCGAATAGGTTTCTTCTCTGATGATGCTGAAGTAGCGGCCGCCATACCCGACAAGGGAGCGATATACTCCAAGGGATCCGTTGGCATCGCCGGTAGAAGAAATTGTTCCAGATGCACTTTCAACACATCTGGTTCCCCTTCATCAAGTCTCCGGTCGTTGGGTTTCAACGCCAGGTGACGTGGTGGATCAACAAAGTCAAACATCCCCCACTCCCCTGCGCAAAATACGTGATTTAATTAATACCGGATTTAAAAATATGTTAACCAGGTGTGGTAATGTAAACATACCTCCATCTTCCCGTTGGAATGAGGGATAACGCCTTATATCCGGCCATAACAGGCTCATACCGGCCATCACTAGCGCCCCTTCTGGAATAATAGTGCACTCAAAGGGGCGGCCACACAGTTTTACATACAGCGCATTTGACGCGTACGAATCTGCAGGGGGAGCATCATCCTTCACTTTATCCTTCGGTCCTTTATCTTGCCAATGCATTTCCCCGGGAATAGCACTGGCATCCAGGTAGAAGAATTTTTTCTTCCAATCCTTGTCTCTAGAACTTGTAGGGATCTCCCTCAGACATGATACTTCGGTATCCCGCCGATCAAAGGTAAAGAAAGGGGATTTCCACACAAGTACGAAGAAAGCCCTAAAGACGATCAGTTCTGGGATGTGACCAAGAGCTACGCAGGCATACTCAAATTGTCGAAGTTTCACAAGGCCAAGAGGATGTATTTGAGAAATGTGGATGCGGTAGAAATCAAgcaccaatttcaaaaatttggTGATGGGTAACCGGAAGTTGCAAAACTTGAAAAAATCACTAAACAAAGTGATTTTACCTGCTTTCAGGGGAAAGGCGGTGTCGGTTTTTGACGGCAACACAGGATTCCATTCAGCCCTAATGCCATAATCATGGACCAAATTGTTGAAAGACATCACGCCCCATTTGCACAGTAGTACGTCCATGGAAGCGGCGGAAGAGGACTCGGTCGTTTTTGAAGCCATTGAATAGAGAAGATGGTGATAGAGTAATTTGGGGGTGATTTCTTGAACATCCGTTTAAAGCATCGTCTTTTATAAGATACGAaaacttttcaaattcaaaaatgTGTACGAATCGACGCACGTGTCAATCACGGGAAAATACAGCTGTCATTGACGAGATGACCCAACTGTCACATCCGCTATATTTCAAGCCAAAAATCACGttcaacaacgcaaaataagttttatatttcaagtaaatacaatatttgttcattagcacgacaatcaacctttaaatatgtcatagatatcaaactataagcctaaatacatgtaaataataatcatttttttgtaatatattatatgtatacaaaaataaaatatattataagtaaaataattcgagctaagccGAGTCGACCtaccaagcgagccaaaccgagccaatttggctcgtcacgagccgagctaggctcactttcaaaccgagccatatcaagcgagctttttccgagctaagaGCGAGCTCCGAGCCGGGAGCTTTTTGGACAGCCCTGTTATTGCCTAGTGAAGATGGATATAATCGGGTGGTTTCGCTAGTGGCACGATGATCCTCCAGTGGTCCGTAATGATCCagatttaccgttaaaaaaaaacaaaaaaaactagTCTACAACAGAACTCTATGAAGAATAGCTGAACAAAATTAATTTTACATTTCACTAAACTTATAATCAAATTTCCAGCATTTTACAGGAAACTCATTTGTATAAAACCCTAACTGGATTTCAAAACAATCAAATGCAGACTCATCTGTTTGCTTTGACAACCCTGCCATtaactaaaaaaaaaattcaaaaccctaaaaacaaatGTCACACACAATATATGTTTGATCTAACATTAAGAGAGCAAGATCCTGTACAATCTAAGTAAACACAGGTTATGTAAATGACTTAAATAAGAATAAACTTAGGGTTTTTGGCGGGAAGATGAAGCTGATCTAAGCCATGGATATAGTACAATAAGAATATAAGAATTTAGGATTTACCTTTAATGTCCCACcatcagtctctctctctctctagaccTGTTGAAGAAAAGGAGACTTTTCAACAGTTTTTGACAAAAAGAATCAAACAATTTCTAaatgttagagagagagagagatagagatttTACctgttttttagggttttttagagTGAGAGATTGGGACTCTTCATTTCTCTAATGGTGAGGAACACTTTGGGAGGATATTGAATACAATACAATCATGGTATTTATAACATGGATtatgggtttgggtttgggttggTTTAGATGTTTGGTCCATAAGTTTTGGGTTGGATCATTACAACCCAAAATTTTGGATCTGAATTAAAATTCGGATCTGAGTCGAACATCGATGTTGACCCATAAGTTTTGGGTTATTAGTttattagggtgtaaggggtgctcacctaataggtgagtcctctctcttacgccaaaccaatcctcgtgtgccacgtcaactcccctcttaaactcccctaacaccctaatttgatggcgccactcccctcttaactacccttgtttttttattcaaaaaaaaaaaacaaaatggttTGATTGGTTGGAAAAATGGGCCCCACCATCTATCTCCCTCCCCGCTCGCGGTGAACAACCACCAAATGTGGTCCCCGATTTCCCTCCCCGAATGGTTGGCAGCACCCCCCATTTCGGTAAAAGGGGTCCCCGATGGGGGTTTCGGTGGGTACCCCGCCCAGCCTTACGGTTTATGACCCAAAATTTTGGTGGATATGAATTTGGATTTTTACATGTGTCAGATTTTAATAATTATGGTTATTTATAAGAGAAATTGATAATCATCCACGATAAAACGAATAACATGCAAGAAAATATAGATGTATTGTAATTAGATCGTTAGTGTGTTATAGGGGTGGTTGAATCCGAATCGTGTTAACATCATGGGTTTAGAGATTAAGTATATAAAAAACATTAGTTTAGGGACACGTTCGATACAAAACCAAATTGTAAGTAAAGAATCATGATACTCATATAATTAGTTATATATGATGCATTGATAGATAATAATCATAAATTGTGAGGGAGGTGGTTAAAAGTTGTCTAATGtaacaaattaaaaaacaataaataaaaatatttatataatttacACTAAAAGTTATTAGTGgtgtattaaaaaaaaaaaaaaagcaaacgtTAGATATGTTAACAAAATCAATTCGAATGTCATAGAGCTCCAAGTTAGAGGAAATTacgtttatatttttattttatggtAAACTTACGTACTCTTAAAATACTCATATATTTACACTTTTTAAAAATTGAATCCTTTGTTTCTTAGATAAAGGAAGACACGTCATATCCCTTTAACACACGATATGTTTATTACTAATCTAGAAACTTATTTAATATTTTGATGTGTTGTTCAAAAAAGTTTAATATTTTGATGCCCAATGGAAACATTTGAATATTTTAAAAAGTATGGTGGTTGTACTAATGTTTTTGAAAGATGTGTCATTTTTTGGATGGTGTCACTTGTGGTACAAATGTAATAAGATAGTCATTGAGGGctatttaattatatatatatatatgtatatatatatattatatatatatatatatatatatatatatggaacccattaagtggAAGTTACCTTTGAAATCAATCTCCACCGTCGGATCAGAGATTAAATCTCAGCCACTTAAACTCACAAAATTAACCGCTATTGTGGCGGTTCAGAGCGGTTATTAGCGGTTTTTTTAATGGGTGGTTAGCTCCACATTTTCCTACCCATTATCTCCACAACTTTGGTGGTTATCTCCTAATGGGTGGTTAGCCCAACTTTCAGCAAGTAGTGGGGATAGCGGTCTACGTAACTTCCAAGCATAATGTGTATAAAATACGTAGGGGGCATGAAAACGTATTTCATTTTGTTGGTCACATAAACAAGACAAACACTGCAGATTTCTCACAAGACATATTTCGTGCTATGCAGTACCTATTTTCAACAGCAGAGTTTGCATGCAAGGTAGCTCTGATTTTCTACATAGTGTGGAATTTAAGTGTATGATCCAAAAGTGACAaaatacatattatatatattgtaTTAGCAACTTAAGAAACTTTCCATTTCCGCTTTCTAACAATGATTCTGAAGCCAAGCAGGACTGGCTTATAGTTAGTCCGATCAGAGAGACACTCCCAATTGTTGAGATCCTTTATTACGGCCAATGTTTCAGCCCTGCAAATCTCAGTTCGAGAGAGATTAGTGAAGTGGTGAccttttttatgtaattttacaATACCAATGCATCAAATTATACGATTTTAGAGTTGCATGCATGCATGAGTGTATTtttattttgttgattttattatATAATTGAAACCCCTCCACTTGATGTATCACATTTTAGCTTTCTAAAAATGCTTTTGTAGCCAAGCAGGACCAACACATCAGCCCGATCAAGAAAGAACAAAAGGTTTGTTCTACTTTAATAATACTGGAAAATGTTTGTTTTACTTTTAACATTACGGGTAAAAGTTTAGACATGCTGAATATTTATATTTCTTTTCATAAGTTTCAGACTAACACTAGCAGGAACAAAGTGGGGCAGCGAGGGAAGTTGGGGTTGCAACTGCCCTTTAGCATATCTATATAATACGCGAATAGTgtcttaaaaaaatatttttttttctcaacAGAACTTGCGGAGCACTTCAACTTATAGAAATGAAGTACATTTTCGAAGTTGACGATTACGAAAGCCAAGGTAAGATAAACTAAACAGTAGAGATGGAGACGTACATGTTTCATTGTTGTAATATAGTTATGCTTTTTTTTCATCTCATCCGAGTGACATGGAACAAAAGTAGCAAAGGATAAGTGGAAATGGATACATTTACATGGAGCAAAAGTAGATCCGAATGAAACCACAAACTAACTTGCCAAagtaatttattttattaaatattctACTAACCTACTTCATTAAATGTAATCAACAATGAATTTTGTTTTCTTCTAGGatgtgtatttttatgtttattttattttttttagcaaGACAGTCTCATAGTTGAAAATTAGTTTTTTATGGACCGGCCGGGGTTAACATCAACATATAAACTTGACTAGGTAAATGACCCTATTACTTATTGTTTAATTTATATTATTAAGTAGAAATCAATTCTTTTACTTTTTTTGGTTTCCTTGTAAGATAAACAGGTTAAATCCAATGCACGATGAGCAACAGGTAAAGTTTATCTTTCATATATATAAAGACACACTGTGACAGGGCTGAGATATCGACAATATTGATAATTTTGCATAATTTTTTAATCATTCCATTTTTTGTCTTTCATGCAAGATGATCGAGATTCTAAACACTAAGAATGTTGACATGATGGTAGAGTTATGTTTACTCAACTGGTCCTTATTAACCGAGTTAGTTATTTAGAGGTCGCTAGAAGCATACTTACTACACCCACTTTCTCCTAAATTAGTTGAGTTAGTGGTATTTGCAAGTAAAGAACCATTTTATTAAGAAAATTCAAAAACCTTCAAAAGTAAATAACTTTTTTAAAAGACACACTCTATCTACATGTTTTCTAATGTAAtaacaaaaaattaaaagttaTATGTATACTTAATAGTCTTATATAAAAGTTGCactaataaaaaaaaagtatacTTAATACCAAAACGGCTTGCGAGTTAATCTGCAACTCCAAATTCTTCAACTTTATATCATAATCACCCACTAAATTCACATCTGATTCCATTTTTATTTCCATGCAGGGTTGGCATTGCTCATCGGCCTAGGTTTTGGTAAGATTAGAAAACAAATCATTTGAGTAAATTCAAGAGCACATTTGTCCTTTTTACAATTCATCCTATATTTGCAATGTATTTAAATATCCTCGCATAAAGACTTTTGAGAATGCTTCACCAAGGGTGAACTTATCTTGGCACGATGGGATATATTATCACATAAGAACATTTAAACCATGCCACATGTTGCCCCCTTGCTACCATATATTAGTGTTGATACTTTGACAAATGGGCACCATGCatcaagtcaacaagtcaaaaAAAGGCCATCTTTGAGGTTAAAGGGGACGATCCAAAAGCCGAAAAAATTGAGGGAATAAACCATGTTTGACTGTTACAAAACTTTCCCACATTGTTGCCTACCGTTTACTTTTGCATTAAAATGACATCATTTCATGTTTTGTCACTCTAtcacttttattttatattgttgTGTGGTTGTACACTATTCACGTtcgttttccttttataaattaaaaatggtGCTTTTGTTTATAATGTTGTTTAGACTTGTGTCCACTTAatgtgggtgtttgggattgcttattttgAGCTCCTTTTTGTAGTGTTTGGATAATGGGTTTTGAGAATGAGTTTTAGtggtttgaaaagaagaaaaagaaaagttagaCGGTTGCAACCTTTTCAAAAAAGGATATGGAAAAGAAGAAAGGAGAAGCGTTCCCGAACACCCTCAATATATATTATCTTTGTTTGTTACGTTGTTAGCGTAAGCCGTCCAACGGACGAGTATTAAACTAGTTAATTATGAAACGTTATTCATGAAGTGTTGGCCCTCGGGGCTAAACTGGATCCGGGTTAAACCAAGTAATCTGGATACCTTAACCGGGATCGACCCAAGACCCATATAACTTTGAGAGTTTCAATTTTTTTTCCGGATAGTCCATGACGCGGATGAgagttagtttttggtgttaagtgagTGTGAAATTATCTAAATACCCTTTATATTAAAAACtgataaataaaacatttaaAGATAAACTTTTCGCATCACGTTATCTTCAACCGATCATCTCTTCCATCATCACCGTCGCCGGTCATCTCTTCCATCATCACCGTCGCCGGTCATCTCTTCCATCTTCACCGGAACAACCACCATACCCACTCCATCTAACCAACAACACAGCAGCAGCTCTCCGGCGATCACCATCACAACCACTAGTCTCCATcgtacatcatcatcatcaccgtgCCATCTCGGCGAACCACCGGCAGCATCCCCACGTCTTCACGTTGTCGTCGCCACCATCACCGGAGCACCACACCCAGCAATCATCACTGTAGCACCTCCATCGTCACTGTCACCTCCATTATCACTGATTTGCCGTCGGCGACCGATCCTTCT
The Helianthus annuus cultivar XRQ/B chromosome 6, HanXRQr2.0-SUNRISE, whole genome shotgun sequence genome window above contains:
- the LOC110864798 gene encoding uncharacterized protein LOC110864798 is translated as MFAGFDTNAAAASTAHEATSVGGGDNRASSSGIADDGARLIDDLFIPTVCWDPHAQDKRYQPQWKIAESSRLIFPPVVQHWVERAYPPAEAAYVEGLNNEDLMNSSISDSVTLPRRLVEIRRRWVRDNTQLHEARVIIQELRDDKHRLESQLQTAGLKEARFLSEKNKAEEDLRRVTEHLAEERILWARDMAEKDRVLAQAKNVQEELERKAVAEAQKVQERYQDLTTEVETCHTKIRLMQGELEEREAKFKEMQDHCDSLVTQNNKLAASSSSKLREVEDALAQSHAEIDDLTNQLAAMRGDRNWLITNGLVGAFEFLRESSHFTSLIDRLSAAAYQAGHHDGVLKGYMDCQQAERVPPDFQTLKNKLQADMAKALEAAYTEPLPCYGDLMDKVNEDGIDSLRLMLDPADESEED